The DNA sequence TCAAAAAATTAGGGGAATGGAAGAAATTAACGGTGATCGGAGAGTTGAAGGAAGAGATTGAAGTTGTTGAAGATTGATGCCCAAAGGGAGGGACACGGAAGGAGTGCTAGTGCAGGGAGCATCGGCGGAGGGAGTACCGACAGAGGGGTTGTGAGAGAGGTTGACCAACGAGTGTTATTGGGAGCGAGAGTGAGAGCGCCAGCGAAGAACGACCACTGCTCCTGTGTGAGAAGGATGGAGGAGGAGAAGAGCGACGGCGAAGCCACCATGGATGCTACCTTCCTGCGTGTCTGTGTGAGAAAGATGGAGGAGGAGTGCTCGAATGAAGAAAATGAGGGAGAGAGGGAGGCGTTGCTACTGCGTGAATTATGGTCAAGGGAATGGGAAATAAGGGTTTTGTTACGACatgacacaaaaaaattaaactttttttttgaaatcttttGGCCACATTTTTAAAGCTTGTC is a window from the Arachis hypogaea cultivar Tifrunner chromosome 17, arahy.Tifrunner.gnm2.J5K5, whole genome shotgun sequence genome containing:
- the LOC112765386 gene encoding uncharacterized protein isoform X2, whose amino-acid sequence is MVASPSLFSSSILLTQEQWSFFAGALTLAPNNTRWSTSLTTPLSVLPPPMLPALALLPCPSLWASIFNNFNLFLQLSDHHYGVNNERYISTLATKGMGHLFRKGTGGKSSVRFHTYDYARHFVSACTRILGLEGTSEGVEDQGKLTRVAAFPFGI